A genomic segment from Corythoichthys intestinalis isolate RoL2023-P3 chromosome 2, ASM3026506v1, whole genome shotgun sequence encodes:
- the mmp9 gene encoding matrix metalloproteinase-9, whose translation MRSLALLVCLLWGFGTLRDGWSLPLKSVQVTFPGDIIKNMTDMELARSYLTKFGYLESLKRSGFQSIVSTSKALKKMQQHMGLEVTGQLDSATLEAMKQPRCGLPDVANYKTFDGDLKWDHNDITYRILNYSPDLDSSLTDDAFARAFKVWSDVTPLTFTRLFEGTADIMVSFGKGDHGDPYPFDGKDGLLAHAYPPGNGIQGDAHFDDDENWTLGKGAVVKTRYGNAEGAICHFPFTFEGKSYTSCTTDGRQDNLPWCATTTDFSKDKKYGFCPSELLYTFGGNADAAPCVFPFVFQGKEYSSCTTEGREDRYRWCATTDNFDQDKKYGFCPNRDTAVSGGNSEGEPCHFPFTFLGQQYDTCTSEGRDDGKLWCATTASYDSDKKWGFCNDRGYSLFLVAAHEFGHALGLDHSSIRQALMYPMYTYVENFSLHKDDVAGIQYLYGRRTGPNPTPPRPRTTTTTTTQVPTTTTQKPVDPTAKDICKVNSFDTITNIENNLYFFSDGYYWKKSSSRNDGELKGPFRVSERWPALPTVIDAAFEDLFTGKLYFFSGRQFWVYTGQNVLGPRSIEKLGLPASVKKVEGALQRGKSKVLLFSGDKYWRLDMKAQMVERGYPRYTHTAFGGVPSEPHDVFEFNGHIYFYWDRFYWRMTPRKQVDRVGYIKYDLLACSDS comes from the exons GCTGGCACGA AGTTACCTGACCAAGTTTGGCTACCTGGAAAGCCTGAAGCGCAGTGGCTTTCAATCCATCGTGTCCACCTCCAAAGCTCTGAAGAAGATGCAGCAACATATGGGTCTGGAAGTAACAGGTCAGCTGGACTCGGCCACCCTTGAGGCTATGAAGCAGCCGCGCTGTGGCCTTCCCGACGTGGCCAACTACAAAACATTTGACGGAGACCTTAAATGGGACCACAATGACATTACTTACAG GATCCTAAACTATTCTCCAGACTTGGACAGCTCCCTGACTGATGATGCATTTGCCAGAGCTTTCAAAGTTTGGAGTGACGTCACCCCTTTGACATTCACTCGTCTCTTTGAAGGGACGGCGGATATCATGGTCTCATTTGGAAAAGGCG aCCATGGAGACCCATACCCCTTCGATGGTAAGGATGGCCTCCTGGCACACGCTTACCCTCCTGGCAATGGAATCCAGGGAGATGCCCACTTTGATGACGATGAAAACTGGACACTAGGAAAGGGGGCAG TGGTGAAGACCCGCTATGGGAATGCTGAGGGTGCCATTTGCCACTTCCCCTTCACTTTTGAGGGCAAGTCCTACACATCCTGCACTACCGACGGCCGCCAGGACAATCTCCCGTGGTGCGCCACCACCACTGATTTCAGCAAAGATAAAAAATATGGCTTCTGTCCCAGTGAAC TTCTATACACTTTTGGAGGGAACGCAGACGCCGCACCCTGCGTGTTTCCGTTTGTATTCCAAGGGAAGGAGTACAGCAGTTGTACCACGGAGGGCCGCGAAGACCGCTATCGCTGGTGTGCCACCACAGACAACTTTGACCAGGACAAGAAATACGGATTCTGCCCCAACCGAG ATACTGCGGTCTCCGGAGGAAACTCTGAAGGAGAGCCATGCCACTTCCCATTTACGTTCCTTGGCCAACAGTACGACACGTGCACTAGTGAGGGCCGAGATGATGGCAAGCTCTGGTGCGCCACTACCGCCAGCTACGACAGCGACAAGAAATGGGGCTTCTGTAATGACAGAG GTTACAGCCTGTTCCTGGTGGCTGCCCACGAGTTTGGACACGCACTCGGTCTGGACCACTCCAGCATTCGACAGGCACTGATGTACCCAATGTACACTTACGTGGAGAACTTCTCCCTGCATAAAGATGACGTTGCGGGCATTCAGTATCTCTATG GACGTAGAACAGGCCCAAATCCCACACCCCCTAGGCCTCGCACCACGACTACCACCACAACTCAGGTTCCTACTACCACTACTCAAAAACCTGTGGATCCCACAGCCAAAGATATTTGCAAAGTTAACAGCTTTGACACCATCACCAACATTGAAAACAATTTGTATTTCTTCAGCGACGG ATATTACTGGAAGAAATCCAGCAGCAGAAATGATGGCGAGCTCAAAGGTCCATTCAGAGTTTCTGAACGTTGGCCGGCACTGCCGACAGTCATTGACGCAGCTTTTGAAGATCTTTTCACGGGGAAACTTTACTTCTTCTCTG GCCGCCAGTTCTGGGTATATACAGGACAGAACGTTCTGGGCCCTCGCAGCATTGAGAAGCTTGGCCTACCCGCCAGCGTGAAGAAAGTTGAGGGTGCGCTGCAGAGGGGAAAATCCAAAGTTCTGCTCTTCAGTGGAGATAAATACTGGAG GCTCGATATGAAGGCCCAAATGGTCGAAAGGGGATACCCACGATATACACACACAGCCTTTGGCGGTGTTCCCAGTGAGCCTCATGATGTCTTCGAGTTTAACG GTCACATCTACTTCTACTGGGACCGCTTCTACTGGCGAATGACACCTCGCAAGCAGGTGGACCGCGTCGGCTACATCAAGTACGACTTGCTGGCGTGCTCCGATTCTTGA
- the kcnc4 gene encoding potassium voltage-gated channel subfamily C member 4 isoform X1 — protein sequence MISSVCVSSYRGRKSGNKPPSKSCLKEDLSRGEDSDKIIINVGGTRHETYKSTLRTLPGTRLAWLAHPEPQVGSEESCNSPTPTPTPPPPPPSSSAGGELFFDRHPGIFAYVLNYYRTGKLHCPADVCGPLFEEELAFWGIDETDVEPCCWMTYRQHRDAEEALETFEPPEPDDNTDDDGDMPRRFGIEECPGRSRGCCEVWQPKIWALFDDPYSSRAARGVALASLFFILVSITTFCLETHQAFNELQNRTERVLVGNVTREEVRVEMVTKPILTLVEGICVLWFTFEFMVRIACCPDKLLFIKNSLNIIDFVAILPFYLEMGLSGLSAKAANDVLGFLRVVRFVRILRIFKLTRHFVGLRVLGHTLRASVNEFLLLIIFLALGVLIFATMIYYAERIGASPQDPTGAKHTHFKNIPISFWWAVVTMTTLGYGDMYPQTWLGMMVGALCALAGVLTIAMPVPVIVNNFGMYYSLAMAKQKLPKKKKKHNPNPDAQTDSASFGKSDSNSCRESTQSDMCPLAADDNRTDSKQNGDANVALSEEEGCSLTQPLSPSEKWSLRCPRGRDRTKKEATCFLLTPGEPSVHYGDLLLHTAQSLGGLLSITFLFHIKLSL from the exons ATGATCAGCTCCGTGTGCGTTTCGTCCTACCGAGGGCGCAAGTCTGGCAATAAACCTCCTTCTAAATCATGTCTAAAAGAGGATTTGTCCAGAGGCGAGGACTCGGATAAGATCATCATCAACGTAGGTGGCACCCGGCACGAGACCTACAAGAGCACGCTCCGCACCTTGCCGGGCACCCGCCTGGCGTGGCTGGCGCACCCGGAGCCGCAGGTGGGCTCCGAAGAGTCGTGCAACTCTCCGACGCCGACACcgacgccgccgccgccgccgccgagcAGCAGCGCCGGCGGGGAGCTGTTCTTCGACCGTCACCCGGGTATCTTCGCCTACGTGCTCAACTACTACCGCACTGGCAAGCTGCACTGTCCGGCCGATGTGTGCGGGCCGCTCTTCGAGGAGGAACTGGCCTTCTGGGGCATCGACGAAACGGACGTGGAGCCGTGCTGCTGGATGACTTACCGCCAGCATCGCGACGCCGAGGAGGCCCTGGAGACCTTCGAACCGCCCGAGCCGGATGACAACACAGACGACGACGGTGACATGCCGCGGCGCTTCGGCATCGAGGAGTGCCCGGGCAGGTCTAGGGGTTGCTGTGAAGTTTGGCAGCCGAAGATATGGGCCCTTTTTGACGACCCGTACTCGTCCAGAGCAGCCAGG gGAGTGGCCTTGGCATCCCTTTTCTTCATTCTGGTGTCCATCACCACCTTCTGCCTGGAGACCCACCAAGCATTCAACGAGCTCCAGAACCGCACAGAGCGCGTGCTTGTGGGCAACGTGACACGGGAAGAGGTGCGTGTGGAGATGGTGACTAAGCCGATCCTCACCCTGGTGGAAGGCATATGCGTGCTTTGGTTCACTTTTGAGTTCATGGTGAGGATTGCATGCTGCCCAGACAAGCTGCTTTTTATCAAGAACTCACTGAACATCATCGACTTTGTGGCCATCCTGCCCTTCTATTTGGAGATGGGCCTGAGCGGCCTGTCGGCCAAGGCGGCCAATGACGTCCTAGGTTTCCTACGAGTGGTCCGCTTCGTCCGCATCCTTCGGATTTTCAAGCTTACTCGACACTTTGTGGGTCTGCGCGTACTTGGGCACACGCTAAGGGCGAGCGTCAACGAGTTTCTGCTACTCATCATCTTCTTGGCTCTGGGAGTTCTTATATTCGCCACCATGATTTACTACGCCGAACGCATCGGAGCCAGTCCACAAGATCCCACCGGtgccaaacacacacacttcaAGAACATCCCCATCAGCTTCTGGTGGGCTGTTGTCACCATGACCACACTAGGCTACGGAGACATGTACCCGCAGACGTGGCTGGGCATGATGGTGGGGGCCTTGTGCGCCCTGGCAGGAGTGCTGACAATCGCCATGCCCGTGCCGGTTATCGTCAACAATTTTGGGATGTACTACTCACTGGCCATGGCAAAGCAGAAGCTCcctaagaaaaagaaaaagcacaacCCCAACCCCGACGCGCAGACCGACTCGGCTTCCTTCGGCAAGTCGGATAGCAATTCATGCAGGGAAAGCACTCAGAGTGACATGTGTCCACTCGCTGCCGACGACAACCGAACAG ACTCCAAGCAGAACGGCGACGCCAACGTGGCCCTTTCTGAGGAGGAAGGCTGCAGCCTGACCCAGCCGCTGTCCCCCAGTGAGAAATGGTCCCTGCGCTGTCCCCGGGGGAGAGATCGCACCAAGAAGGAAGCCACCTGTTTCCTGCTAACCCCTGGAGAGCCCAGCGTCCACTATGGTGACTTACTACTCCACACAGCGCAAAGTTTGGGAGGTTTACTTAGCATCACCTTCCTTTTTCACATCAAATTGTCATTATGA
- the kcnc4 gene encoding potassium voltage-gated channel subfamily C member 4 isoform X2, whose protein sequence is MISSVCVSSYRGRKSGNKPPSKSCLKEDLSRGEDSDKIIINVGGTRHETYKSTLRTLPGTRLAWLAHPEPQVGSEESCNSPTPTPTPPPPPPSSSAGGELFFDRHPGIFAYVLNYYRTGKLHCPADVCGPLFEEELAFWGIDETDVEPCCWMTYRQHRDAEEALETFEPPEPDDNTDDDGDMPRRFGIEECPGRSRGCCEVWQPKIWALFDDPYSSRAARGVALASLFFILVSITTFCLETHQAFNELQNRTERVLVGNVTREEVRVEMVTKPILTLVEGICVLWFTFEFMVRIACCPDKLLFIKNSLNIIDFVAILPFYLEMGLSGLSAKAANDVLGFLRVVRFVRILRIFKLTRHFVGLRVLGHTLRASVNEFLLLIIFLALGVLIFATMIYYAERIGASPQDPTGAKHTHFKNIPISFWWAVVTMTTLGYGDMYPQTWLGMMVGALCALAGVLTIAMPVPVIVNNFGMYYSLAMAKQKLPKKKKKHNPNPDAQTDSASFGKSDSNSCRESTQSDMCPLAADDNRTDSKQNGDANVALSEEEGCSLTQPLSPSEKWSLRCPRGRDRTKKEATCFLLTPGEPSVHYETCKDKMAGPATYTKADVTSMT, encoded by the exons ATGATCAGCTCCGTGTGCGTTTCGTCCTACCGAGGGCGCAAGTCTGGCAATAAACCTCCTTCTAAATCATGTCTAAAAGAGGATTTGTCCAGAGGCGAGGACTCGGATAAGATCATCATCAACGTAGGTGGCACCCGGCACGAGACCTACAAGAGCACGCTCCGCACCTTGCCGGGCACCCGCCTGGCGTGGCTGGCGCACCCGGAGCCGCAGGTGGGCTCCGAAGAGTCGTGCAACTCTCCGACGCCGACACcgacgccgccgccgccgccgccgagcAGCAGCGCCGGCGGGGAGCTGTTCTTCGACCGTCACCCGGGTATCTTCGCCTACGTGCTCAACTACTACCGCACTGGCAAGCTGCACTGTCCGGCCGATGTGTGCGGGCCGCTCTTCGAGGAGGAACTGGCCTTCTGGGGCATCGACGAAACGGACGTGGAGCCGTGCTGCTGGATGACTTACCGCCAGCATCGCGACGCCGAGGAGGCCCTGGAGACCTTCGAACCGCCCGAGCCGGATGACAACACAGACGACGACGGTGACATGCCGCGGCGCTTCGGCATCGAGGAGTGCCCGGGCAGGTCTAGGGGTTGCTGTGAAGTTTGGCAGCCGAAGATATGGGCCCTTTTTGACGACCCGTACTCGTCCAGAGCAGCCAGG gGAGTGGCCTTGGCATCCCTTTTCTTCATTCTGGTGTCCATCACCACCTTCTGCCTGGAGACCCACCAAGCATTCAACGAGCTCCAGAACCGCACAGAGCGCGTGCTTGTGGGCAACGTGACACGGGAAGAGGTGCGTGTGGAGATGGTGACTAAGCCGATCCTCACCCTGGTGGAAGGCATATGCGTGCTTTGGTTCACTTTTGAGTTCATGGTGAGGATTGCATGCTGCCCAGACAAGCTGCTTTTTATCAAGAACTCACTGAACATCATCGACTTTGTGGCCATCCTGCCCTTCTATTTGGAGATGGGCCTGAGCGGCCTGTCGGCCAAGGCGGCCAATGACGTCCTAGGTTTCCTACGAGTGGTCCGCTTCGTCCGCATCCTTCGGATTTTCAAGCTTACTCGACACTTTGTGGGTCTGCGCGTACTTGGGCACACGCTAAGGGCGAGCGTCAACGAGTTTCTGCTACTCATCATCTTCTTGGCTCTGGGAGTTCTTATATTCGCCACCATGATTTACTACGCCGAACGCATCGGAGCCAGTCCACAAGATCCCACCGGtgccaaacacacacacttcaAGAACATCCCCATCAGCTTCTGGTGGGCTGTTGTCACCATGACCACACTAGGCTACGGAGACATGTACCCGCAGACGTGGCTGGGCATGATGGTGGGGGCCTTGTGCGCCCTGGCAGGAGTGCTGACAATCGCCATGCCCGTGCCGGTTATCGTCAACAATTTTGGGATGTACTACTCACTGGCCATGGCAAAGCAGAAGCTCcctaagaaaaagaaaaagcacaacCCCAACCCCGACGCGCAGACCGACTCGGCTTCCTTCGGCAAGTCGGATAGCAATTCATGCAGGGAAAGCACTCAGAGTGACATGTGTCCACTCGCTGCCGACGACAACCGAACAG ACTCCAAGCAGAACGGCGACGCCAACGTGGCCCTTTCTGAGGAGGAAGGCTGCAGCCTGACCCAGCCGCTGTCCCCCAGTGAGAAATGGTCCCTGCGCTGTCCCCGGGGGAGAGATCGCACCAAGAAGGAAGCCACCTGTTTCCTGCTAACCCCTGGAGAGCCCAGCGTCCACTATG AAACTTGTAAAGACAAGATGGCAGGCCCTGCAACCTATACGAAAGCAGATGTCACCTCAATGACCTGA